A section of the Oncorhynchus tshawytscha isolate Ot180627B linkage group LG09, Otsh_v2.0, whole genome shotgun sequence genome encodes:
- the ajuba gene encoding LIM domain-containing protein ajuba isoform X2, with protein sequence MDRLGSKLLEKLKLTDSGSVKFASSKKKNELVNNTNNNSNGNTSSGLPPTLSTATSSPSTPGQFSLTSPTSTEACRPVSGRGGNGLGERVSATQHLSPSTSSIAPQTADCEHQPYSLSTLAPLRRRSPQQRASCYLGEGVDIQMRRESGLGDCDPAGSKASLNQRRYSLELQQLVRRQQLLSHPPLSHSSGPPPAYPTSSTSSGYGSAPRGGAMAELHYVPEPERHKRLSLQEALFYKRLSAGGELWESIRPASLSHPPHRPSEMGGGGGVCGGFFFPPGPTLSPCSSFSLQESVLVSPRSSFASSTASGGSPMGSRCSSNRTSGISLGYDTRYSTAPQLQFSSLHAGGSTSGQGYTVSGRAGAHSGSGGWQDYLDGVSSPGGTGVQDSRHSYPPAVGSPAAACYRAGPEWWDERGAGTARGEETGMGAGRERARYSDLPGTRYQEELTRLLLRDAALEGEGLHLGGLMLKEHAKALSKPVTLVNTATAAGPIKAQEEPGTGREALSENRQEFFGTCVKCGKGVYGADNACQALDSLYHTRCFTCVSCGRTLRNKDFYNVNGSVYCKEDYMFSGFQAAAEKCSVCGHLILEQILQAMGNSYHPGCFRCVVCSKALDGVPFTVDHLSNIYCVSDYNRTFAPKCAACLQPILPAEGSEEILRVMSMNNDYHFECYHCEECGKQLSDQQGSQCFPLDSHLLCHSCHMTRVCAS encoded by the exons ATGGACCGACTTGGAAGTAAGTTATTGGAGAAGTTGAAACTGACTGACTCAGGGAGTGTGAAATTCGCCAGTTCTAAAAAGAAAAATGAGTTGGTCAACAACACCAACAATAACAGCAATGGGAACACCAGTAGTGGACTACCACCAACCCTGAGCACTGCAACCTCCTCACCATCAACACCCGGCCagttctctctcacctctccaacCTCAACGGAGGCATGCAGACCGGTCAGTGGCAGAGGTGGGaatggactgggagagagagtctccgctacccagcacctctccccgTCTACAAGCTCCATCGCTCCCCAAACTGCTGACTGCGAACATCAACCCTACTCCCTCTCGACTCTTGCCCCCCTTCGGCGGCGGTCGCCCCAGCAGCGTGCCTCCTGCTACCTGGGGGAGGGCGTTGACATCCAGATGAGGCGTGAGTCAGGCCTGGGGGACTGTGACCCGGCTGGGTCCAAGGCCTCTCTGAACCAGCGCCGCTACTCTCTGGAGCTCCAGCAGCTGGTCCGACGCCAGCagctcctctcccaccctcctctgtcCCACTCCTCTGGCCCCCCTCCGGCATaccccacctcctccacctcctcggGTTACGGCTCCGCTCCCCGTGGTGGCGCAATGGCCGAGCTGCACTACGTCCCCGAGCCGGAGCGCCACAAACGCCTCTCCCTCCAGGAGGCGCTGTTCTACAAGCGGCTGAGCGCCGGAGGGGAACTCTGGGAGAGCATCAGGCCGGCCTCGCTCTCTCACCCCCCACACCGGCCCTCTgagatgggtggagggggaggggtgtgtggaggTTTCTTCTTCCCCCCAGGCCCGACACTGAGCCCCTGCTCGTCCTTCAGTCTCCAAGAGTCGGTGCTGGTCAGTCCCAGGTCCAGCTTTGCCTCCAGTACTGCCAGCGGTGGAAGCCCCATGGGCAGCCGCTGTAGCAGCAACCGCACCAGCGGAATCAGCCTGGGCTATGACACCCGCTACTCCACGGCACCGCAGCTGCAGTTCTCCTCCCTGCACGCAGGGGGCTCCACCAGTGGACAGGGATACACAGTCTCTGGCAGGGCCGGGGCACACTCTGGGTCAGGAGGCTGGCAGGACTACCTGGACGGGGTCTCCTCACCTGGAGGAACAGGGGTTCAGGACAGCCGGCATTCATACCCGCCTGCGGTGGGTAGCCCGGCAGCGGCCTGTTACCGGGCTGGGCCCGAGTGGTGGGATGAGAGGGGAGCAGGAACAGCACGAGGGGAGGAGACTGGCATGGGCGCTGGCAGGGAACGGGCGCGCTACTCGGACCTCCCGGGGACCCGCTACCAAGAGGAACTGACGCGCCTGTTGCTAAGAGATGCAGcactggagggggaggggctacacCTGGGTGGTCTGATGCTCAAAGAACATGCCAAGGCCCTCAGCAAGCCGGTGACGCTCGTCAACACAGCTACGGCTGCCGGACCAATCAAAGCCCAGGAGGAGCCAGGAACGGGGAGGGAGGCGTTGTCTGAGAATCGCCAGGAGTTCTTTG GTACATGTGTGAAGTGTGGGAAAGGTGTGTATGGAGCGGATAATGCTTGCCAGGCTCTGGACAGCCTCTATCACACACGCTGCTTCACCTGTGTGTCCTGTG GTCGCACCCTGAGAAACAAGGACTTTTACAACGTCAATGGCTCTGTGTACTGTAAAGAGGATTACATG TTCTCAGGGTTCCAGGCTGCAGCAGAGAAATGCAGTGTGTGTGGCCACCTTATCctggaacag ATCCTCCAGGCAATGGGGAACTCTTACCACCCCGGTTGTTTCCGCTGTGTGGTGTGTTCCAAAGCCCTGGACGGAGTTCCCTTCACCGTCGACCACCTCAGCAACATCTACTGTGTCTCGGACTACAACAG AACGTTTGCTCCTAAATGTGCTGCCTGCTTACAACCCATCTTACCTGCTGAG GGCAGCGAGGAGATACTCCGGGTGATGTCTATGAACAACGATTATCACTTTGAGTGCTACCACTGTGAG GAATGTGGGAAGCAGCTCTCGGATCAGCAGGGCTCCCAGTGCTTCCCTCTGGACTCTCATCTCCTCTGCCATTCATGTCACATGACCCGGGTGTGCGCCTCATAA
- the ajuba gene encoding LIM domain-containing protein ajuba isoform X1, which yields MDRLGSKLLEKLKLTDSGSVKFASSKKKNELVNNTNNNSNGNTSSGLPPTLSTATSSPSTPGQFSLTSPTSTEACRPVSGRGGNGLGERVSATQHLSPSTSSIAPQTADCEHQPYSLSTLAPLRRRSPQQRASCYLGEGVDIQMRRESGLGDCDPAGSKASLNQRRYSLELQQLVRRQQLLSHPPLSHSSGPPPAYPTSSTSSGYGSAPRGGAMAELHYVPEPERHKRLSLQEALFYKRLSAGGELWESIRPASLSHPPHRPSEMGGGGGVCGGFFFPPGPTLSPCSSFSLQESVLVSPRSSFASSTASGGSPMGSRCSSNRTSGISLGYDTRYSTAPQLQFSSLHAGGSTSGQGYTVSGRAGAHSGSGGWQDYLDGVSSPGGTGVQDSRHSYPPAVGSPAAACYRAGPEWWDERGAGTARGEETGMGAGRERARYSDLPGTRYQEELTRLLLRDAALEGEGLHLGGLMLKEHAKALSKPVTLVNTATAAGPIKAQEEPGTGREALSENRQEFFGTCVKCGKGVYGADNACQALDSLYHTRCFTCVSCGRTLRNKDFYNVNGSVYCKEDYMFSGFQAAAEKCSVCGHLILEQILQAMGNSYHPGCFRCVVCSKALDGVPFTVDHLSNIYCVSDYNRSTCRSILPLELLLPRRTFAPKCAACLQPILPAEGSEEILRVMSMNNDYHFECYHCEECGKQLSDQQGSQCFPLDSHLLCHSCHMTRVCAS from the exons ATGGACCGACTTGGAAGTAAGTTATTGGAGAAGTTGAAACTGACTGACTCAGGGAGTGTGAAATTCGCCAGTTCTAAAAAGAAAAATGAGTTGGTCAACAACACCAACAATAACAGCAATGGGAACACCAGTAGTGGACTACCACCAACCCTGAGCACTGCAACCTCCTCACCATCAACACCCGGCCagttctctctcacctctccaacCTCAACGGAGGCATGCAGACCGGTCAGTGGCAGAGGTGGGaatggactgggagagagagtctccgctacccagcacctctccccgTCTACAAGCTCCATCGCTCCCCAAACTGCTGACTGCGAACATCAACCCTACTCCCTCTCGACTCTTGCCCCCCTTCGGCGGCGGTCGCCCCAGCAGCGTGCCTCCTGCTACCTGGGGGAGGGCGTTGACATCCAGATGAGGCGTGAGTCAGGCCTGGGGGACTGTGACCCGGCTGGGTCCAAGGCCTCTCTGAACCAGCGCCGCTACTCTCTGGAGCTCCAGCAGCTGGTCCGACGCCAGCagctcctctcccaccctcctctgtcCCACTCCTCTGGCCCCCCTCCGGCATaccccacctcctccacctcctcggGTTACGGCTCCGCTCCCCGTGGTGGCGCAATGGCCGAGCTGCACTACGTCCCCGAGCCGGAGCGCCACAAACGCCTCTCCCTCCAGGAGGCGCTGTTCTACAAGCGGCTGAGCGCCGGAGGGGAACTCTGGGAGAGCATCAGGCCGGCCTCGCTCTCTCACCCCCCACACCGGCCCTCTgagatgggtggagggggaggggtgtgtggaggTTTCTTCTTCCCCCCAGGCCCGACACTGAGCCCCTGCTCGTCCTTCAGTCTCCAAGAGTCGGTGCTGGTCAGTCCCAGGTCCAGCTTTGCCTCCAGTACTGCCAGCGGTGGAAGCCCCATGGGCAGCCGCTGTAGCAGCAACCGCACCAGCGGAATCAGCCTGGGCTATGACACCCGCTACTCCACGGCACCGCAGCTGCAGTTCTCCTCCCTGCACGCAGGGGGCTCCACCAGTGGACAGGGATACACAGTCTCTGGCAGGGCCGGGGCACACTCTGGGTCAGGAGGCTGGCAGGACTACCTGGACGGGGTCTCCTCACCTGGAGGAACAGGGGTTCAGGACAGCCGGCATTCATACCCGCCTGCGGTGGGTAGCCCGGCAGCGGCCTGTTACCGGGCTGGGCCCGAGTGGTGGGATGAGAGGGGAGCAGGAACAGCACGAGGGGAGGAGACTGGCATGGGCGCTGGCAGGGAACGGGCGCGCTACTCGGACCTCCCGGGGACCCGCTACCAAGAGGAACTGACGCGCCTGTTGCTAAGAGATGCAGcactggagggggaggggctacacCTGGGTGGTCTGATGCTCAAAGAACATGCCAAGGCCCTCAGCAAGCCGGTGACGCTCGTCAACACAGCTACGGCTGCCGGACCAATCAAAGCCCAGGAGGAGCCAGGAACGGGGAGGGAGGCGTTGTCTGAGAATCGCCAGGAGTTCTTTG GTACATGTGTGAAGTGTGGGAAAGGTGTGTATGGAGCGGATAATGCTTGCCAGGCTCTGGACAGCCTCTATCACACACGCTGCTTCACCTGTGTGTCCTGTG GTCGCACCCTGAGAAACAAGGACTTTTACAACGTCAATGGCTCTGTGTACTGTAAAGAGGATTACATG TTCTCAGGGTTCCAGGCTGCAGCAGAGAAATGCAGTGTGTGTGGCCACCTTATCctggaacag ATCCTCCAGGCAATGGGGAACTCTTACCACCCCGGTTGTTTCCGCTGTGTGGTGTGTTCCAAAGCCCTGGACGGAGTTCCCTTCACCGTCGACCACCTCAGCAACATCTACTGTGTCTCGGACTACAACAG GTCTACATGTCGTTCTATTCTGCCATTGGAACTCTTGTTGCCCCGCAGAACGTTTGCTCCTAAATGTGCTGCCTGCTTACAACCCATCTTACCTGCTGAG GGCAGCGAGGAGATACTCCGGGTGATGTCTATGAACAACGATTATCACTTTGAGTGCTACCACTGTGAG GAATGTGGGAAGCAGCTCTCGGATCAGCAGGGCTCCCAGTGCTTCCCTCTGGACTCTCATCTCCTCTGCCATTCATGTCACATGACCCGGGTGTGCGCCTCATAA